The genomic window TGTCCGCCAAGTGCATCATCGATCTTGTTCTTCTAGTAATCGACACGTGTCTTTTATAAGAAGCGCTTATCTCTGTTTGACAACACCGCTGCATTTTTTCTTTTTCTTCTTCCGATAGTTCGCCGTATTGTTTTGACACCTTTGCGACATCGATACCCGATTTTAATAAAGAGTGGGCAGCACATGCATTTCCGTGAACTCGAGCGTATTCCTTCACATCGATATAAAAAGCACGCATACTATTTCCGGTAGGCTTACCGAAACAGCATGTCCAACAATGGCAAAAATCCAGCATTGGTTCTCCGCCACCTGAGTGGACGCAAGCTCCCGGAGGACACGAAGGGCATCCGGAAACACGTTTTAAACACCCGTCACCAGTTAAAGGAATGTAGTTCTCTACAAAGCCATCGATACGTTGCGATAAATTCATAACCTCTGATGGCGTAGGATTTGGAGCCGGAGGCGACCAATTTCGAAACGGACATGGTGCTGCAGGCCCTGGGGATCCCGCAGATGAACTACTTGATGATGATGACGGTGATGACATGTGAAATTACCCCTTTTTCTTTCCGACTCTCATTGAAGAACACAGGAGATGTCGGTAGAAAAAGGGATGGCAGCGGTTAACCCCCCCCCCGAACAGGAGGAGAGATTAGCGGGGTGGATAGATGTAGAAGATAAGAGGCGAAACATGAAAAATATGTTCTAAAATAAAAAGTCTTCGGATGCATTTTAATTCAAAACATAATAATTTCACAATTAACTACTTATGATTTTTTATTAAAAGAATTAATTTATATGTGTTTTAGTTAATTTTTCTTTTCATATCTTAATAAAGATGTATTTTTAAATTCAGAAATTGACAAGAGTAGGTATAAAGATACAGAATAGCGCAGAAACATTAGATATCGCAGATAGGAGAGAGAGATGGGTTATAGTCTGACGAAAAAATCTTGGCTGTTATCGGTATTGAATAGTCCAATAGCTAGGATCTTAGAGGGGTCGCTTTTCCTTGCTTTATTAGCAAAAATTACCTTGCCTCTACCATTTACTCCTATTCCTGTTACTTTCCAAACTTTAGGAATTTACTGTATTGGTATGGCATGCTCTCCGATGATCGCTGTTAGTAGTGTGATTGCCTATCTATTAGAAGGGTTATTCTTTCCTGTGTTTTATAGTTCAGGGTATGGCATAGCGACTTTTTTCGGACCAACAGCAGGATACCTTTATACGTTTCCTCTAGTTGCGCTATTCATATCACTACTTTATCGTAGATTTAAGAGCCCTAATGGTTATGTTTTGGCATCTATTCTTGCAGCGGCGGCATCTATCATACTATTGTTCGGGTCATTATGGCTCGCTTATTACTTTTATATGATGTCAATCACAGACACTGTAGATCTTATTCGAGGCTTACAGCTGGGTGCTGCACCATTTGTTATTGGAGAGACACTAAAGATACTACTCGTTGTTCAAGGAAGAAAGGCTCTTCAGTTTTTCCAAAAATAGTATTTTTAGTTCCTTGATAAAAATTCTTTATAGAAAAAGGTTTCTACGTTCGTGTAGAAGCCTTTTTTTAGTTAGATCCCTTTTCAGCGTTGCTTGAATTTTGAGAAGTCAGCGTATTCATTAGATCGCCGTGGTTTGTAACAATCTGTTTAAGATCGTTATAATTGTTTTGTGACTCTGTCTGAGCGTGGAAAAGTTCTTTATTTTGTTTTAATAGAATGTAGTTGATTTGCTGTATTTCTTTATTTGTTTTACTTGAGATCATAAGCAAAGAGCACAAACAAATAATAGAAATTAACGAGATGATAACGCTTCCAGAAATCATCAAAATGGGTAATGTGGGTAGCAGAATAGCCCCCGCAATACATCCTGCAAGGCCTGCGCAAATTGATAAGGCCACTAGGGTAATCGCTAGTTTAGATTTTAGATGGAATAGCATAGGAGCATCTTCAGACGAAGGCCCTGATAATCTAAGATTACTGACTTGACTCATAGAAAAAATTGTATGTATTTTTGAAAGATTAAAATCAGAGTAATTTAGAATTTTCTATTAAGTCAATAGTAAGAAAATGACCTTAGACATACGTTGGGGCGTATTTATTCTTGTATAGAGGTGTTTCGATACAGTTCTGTCGAGTTTTCGAGATTAGCAATCAAGCTTTTGCTATAGATAAGAAGTTGTTTGTTT from Chlamydia sp. 04-14 includes these protein-coding regions:
- a CDS encoding biotin transporter BioY, translating into MGYSLTKKSWLLSVLNSPIARILEGSLFLALLAKITLPLPFTPIPVTFQTLGIYCIGMACSPMIAVSSVIAYLLEGLFFPVFYSSGYGIATFFGPTAGYLYTFPLVALFISLLYRRFKSPNGYVLASILAAAASIILLFGSLWLAYYFYMMSITDTVDLIRGLQLGAAPFVIGETLKILLVVQGRKALQFFQK